The proteins below are encoded in one region of Verrucomicrobiia bacterium:
- a CDS encoding polynucleotide kinase-phosphatase yields MKYTIPELSFVVLIGVSGSGKSTFVRKHFKPTEILSSDYCRGLVSDDENSQAATKDAFEVLHFIARKRLAAGKLTVVDATNVQPESRKSLVAIAREFHCLPVAIVLDVPEHVAHDRNKARPDRDFGPHVIRQQAQQLHRSLRGLEREGFRHVHVLKSLEEIEAAIIERQPLWNNLKHEHGPFDIIGDVHGCFDELMELLGKLGYEVAADVSRLTLAGAVAEDGADSRPLLRHPEGRKLVFVGDLVDRGPKIPQVLKLVMNAVASGAALCVPGNHDMKLMRKLRGRDVQITHGLAESLAQLASEPENFHKCVAEFIDDLVSHYVLDDGKLVVAHAGMKEAMQGRGSGAVREFAMFGETTGETDEFGLPVRYNWAAEYRGTAAVVYGHTPVPEPEWLNRTINIDTGCVFGGKLTALRYPEKELVSVPAKQTYAESRKPFLPPEDQAPVLSAQQQHDDLLDLADVTGKRIVSTRLHGNVTIREENAAAALEVMSRFAANPKWLIYLPPTMSPSETSCAPGLLEHPAEAFAYFRHAGVPRVVCEEKHMGSRAVVIICRDEDAARKSFGVTGEGIGICYTRTGRRFFDNTILESEFLERVRSAATAAGFWAEFQTDWLCFDCELMPWSAKAQELVKQQYAAVGASAQATLAAEVVALEQAAARGLDVGELLAHTTARRQMVGDYIAAYRRYCWPVNSVNDLKLAPFHLLGTEGRVHTDRPHDWHMQTLARLAGGIIIATPFRVIDVTNPDSEAEGVRWWEELTGRGGEGMVVKPLEFIARSRRGLVQPAVKCRGREYLRIIYGPEYTAAKNLERLRARGLSTKRSLALREFALGIESLERFVRKEPLRRVHEAVFGVLALESEPVDPRL; encoded by the coding sequence ATGAAATATACGATTCCAGAACTTTCCTTCGTCGTGCTGATTGGCGTGTCCGGGTCGGGCAAGAGCACGTTCGTGCGGAAGCATTTCAAACCGACTGAGATTTTGTCCTCGGATTATTGTCGCGGGCTGGTATCGGACGACGAGAACAGTCAGGCGGCGACAAAAGATGCGTTTGAAGTGCTGCATTTTATCGCTCGCAAGCGGCTCGCGGCGGGAAAGCTCACCGTGGTTGACGCCACCAACGTGCAACCGGAATCGCGCAAATCACTCGTCGCTATTGCGCGCGAGTTCCATTGTCTGCCGGTCGCCATTGTTTTGGATGTGCCAGAGCATGTGGCGCATGACCGCAACAAAGCGCGCCCCGACCGCGATTTTGGCCCGCACGTCATTCGGCAGCAGGCGCAACAGTTGCATCGGTCGCTGCGTGGGTTGGAACGCGAAGGTTTCCGCCATGTTCATGTGTTGAAGTCGCTGGAGGAAATCGAAGCGGCGATCATCGAGCGTCAGCCGTTGTGGAATAATTTGAAGCACGAACACGGGCCGTTCGACATCATCGGCGACGTGCATGGATGTTTTGATGAGTTGATGGAATTGCTGGGGAAGCTGGGATATGAAGTAGCAGCCGACGTGAGTCGGCTCACTCTTGCGGGTGCGGTGGCGGAAGATGGAGCGGACTCACGTCCGCTGCTACGGCATCCAGAGGGGCGCAAGCTGGTGTTCGTCGGCGACCTTGTGGATCGCGGCCCAAAAATCCCGCAAGTGCTGAAGCTGGTGATGAACGCGGTCGCGAGCGGCGCGGCCTTGTGCGTGCCCGGCAATCACGACATGAAACTCATGCGCAAGCTACGCGGGCGCGACGTGCAGATCACTCACGGCCTGGCGGAATCTTTGGCGCAACTCGCCAGCGAGCCGGAGAATTTCCACAAGTGCGTTGCGGAATTTATTGATGACCTCGTGAGCCACTACGTTCTCGACGACGGCAAGCTCGTCGTCGCGCACGCGGGCATGAAGGAGGCAATGCAGGGACGCGGCTCGGGCGCGGTGCGGGAGTTTGCCATGTTCGGCGAAACCACCGGTGAGACGGATGAATTTGGTTTGCCCGTGCGCTACAACTGGGCCGCCGAATATCGCGGCACGGCGGCGGTCGTGTATGGTCATACGCCTGTGCCTGAACCGGAGTGGCTGAATCGCACGATCAACATTGACACCGGCTGCGTTTTCGGCGGAAAGCTGACGGCCTTGCGCTATCCCGAAAAGGAACTTGTTTCTGTCCCCGCCAAGCAAACCTACGCCGAATCTCGCAAACCATTCCTGCCGCCGGAAGATCAAGCGCCGGTCTTGTCCGCGCAGCAGCAGCACGATGATTTGCTCGACCTCGCGGACGTGACGGGCAAACGCATCGTCAGCACGCGCCTGCACGGCAACGTGACCATCCGCGAAGAGAACGCCGCTGCCGCTCTGGAGGTGATGAGCCGTTTTGCCGCGAATCCCAAGTGGCTGATTTACCTGCCGCCCACGATGTCGCCGAGCGAGACGAGTTGTGCGCCCGGATTACTGGAACACCCGGCGGAAGCGTTCGCCTATTTTCGTCACGCGGGTGTGCCGCGCGTCGTCTGCGAGGAGAAGCACATGGGATCGCGCGCTGTGGTTATCATTTGTCGCGACGAAGACGCGGCCCGAAAAAGTTTTGGCGTGACCGGCGAAGGCATCGGCATTTGCTACACACGCACCGGACGGAGGTTTTTTGACAATACCATTTTGGAATCGGAGTTCCTTGAGCGTGTCCGCAGTGCGGCCACAGCCGCCGGATTCTGGGCTGAGTTTCAAACGGATTGGCTTTGTTTTGATTGCGAATTGATGCCGTGGTCGGCCAAGGCGCAGGAACTGGTGAAACAGCAATACGCCGCCGTCGGCGCGTCAGCGCAGGCAACGCTCGCCGCCGAGGTTGTGGCACTTGAGCAAGCCGCTGCGCGTGGCCTCGACGTGGGCGAGTTGCTGGCACACACAACCGCGCGACGGCAAATGGTGGGTGATTACATCGCAGCCTATCGCCGCTACTGCTGGCCGGTGAACTCGGTGAATGATTTGAAGCTTGCGCCGTTTCACCTGCTCGGCACAGAAGGGAGAGTCCACACTGATAGGCCGCACGACTGGCACATGCAGACGCTGGCGCGACTCGCGGGCGGCATCATAATCGCCACGCCGTTTCGCGTCATTGACGTGACCAATCCCGACAGCGAAGCCGAAGGCGTCCGCTGGTGGGAGGAACTGACCGGACGCGGCGGCGAAGGCATGGTCGTGAAACCATTGGAATTCATCGCCAGGAGCCGACGCGGACTGGTGCAACCCGCAGTGAAATGTCGTGGCCGGGAATACCTCCGCATCATTTACGGCCCGGAATACACGGCGGCCAAAAATCTCGAGCGCCTTCGTGCTCGTGGACTTTCTACCAAGCGTTCGCTGGCTCTTCGCGAATTCGCTCTCGGCATTGAATCGCTCGAACGGTTCGTGCGTAAAGAACCGTTGCGCCGTGTGCATGAGGCCGTCTTTGGGGTGTTGGCATTGGAGAGTGAGCCGGTTGATCCACGACTTTGA